In Daucus carota subsp. sativus chromosome 4, DH1 v3.0, whole genome shotgun sequence, one DNA window encodes the following:
- the LOC108218885 gene encoding uncharacterized protein LOC108218885: protein MSTSSSDTEFGKLTAVQKSNRDHMLKIFNNLDSNNLVVTYMPSHRPKSGRGLTLDLVYAEDGFNIHTLTPSAHNQTPDEITVQGIRTTNEFNMKHLEPPKVNPELEEELKKYWRSLRKGWSYKRHLKYQADKHLKYNQLQDEDVFEVGLILGKELVSEEGKNFLMRILEKYEYYAGQIYSCRKFSDDLEKEIGGVKVTFRPHPDGLALRIKYLHEIHVLYDKEAKHRILGSRRQSFQQSDVFLLEDLRVRRKTTMFSC from the exons AAAATTGACTGCTGTCCAGAAATCAAACAGGGACCACATGTTGAAAATATTCAACAATCTTGACAGCAACAATCTTGTGGTGACATACATGCCATCTCATCGACCAAAATCTGGTCGTGGTCTCACCCTTGATTTGGTGTATGCAGAAGATGGTTTCAATATCCATACATTGACGCCCTCTGCACATAACCAAACTCCTGACGAGATTACTGTTCAAGGGATTCGAACCACAAACGAATTCAATATGAAACACCTCGAGCCTCCCAAG GTCAATCCTGAACTCGAAGAAGAATTGAAGAAATATTGGCGCTCTTTGCGGAAAGGATGGTCATATAAGAGACATCTAAAGTATCAGGCCGATAAGCATCTCAAGTATAATCAGTTGCAAGACGAGGATGTTTTTGAAGTTGGGCTGATTCTTGGCAAGGAATTGGTATCTGAAGAGGGTAAAAATTTTCTGATgagaattttagaaaaatatgaatattatgcTGGGCAGATTTATTCTTGCAGGAAATTTAGTGATGACCTTGAAAAAGAAATTGGTGGAGTTAAGGTGACATTTCGCCCTCATCCTGATGGACTTGCTTTGAGGATAAAGTACCTCCACGAGATACATGTGTTGTACGATAAAGAAGCAAAGCACAGAATCTTAGGAAGCCGCCGACAGTCGTTTCAACAGAGTGATGTTTTCTTGTTGGAAGATCTCCGAGTGAGACGGAAGACTACTATGTTTTCTTGTTAG